AAGCAGCATTAAATGAATACAAAGGGCTTGTCCCAATGTCACCGAAAACAACCCCCAGTGCAGCCAGCGTGAGTCCACGTCGCGCTAGTTTGGATGCTTGAGGATTACCATTCGACGCTGGCGGCGAACCTTCACTTTTCGCTGTTTCCTCCATTCAGGTAGCAACTTGATACATCCAGCCAAAGCTGTCGAGACTGGGAACAGAAAACAAAAGGCCGTCACATTGCTGTGACGGCCTTATGAGTCGGGAATTAGTATCCCGGGGGATGGGGTAATTAACCAGGTCGCTCTCGCGTCCTAGAAAAATCGGATAGTTTTTGAAGCCATGCGCTCGTGCTCTTCATCGGTGCAAGGGGCATTGGTTGGCACATCAACCGCCTGTCCGTTCGGCGCAATAAGGTTATTACTCAAAAGATAATTTTCGACTTCCTCTCCGCTCACATCAGCAAGCATCACACCGTCGACTTCGACACAGGGAGAAAGGGTCTGACCTGATTTCTCAACCATTTCAGCATAATTATTTGGGTCATTGATGATGTCGATGTCGGTAAATTCGAGATCGTATTTTTTGAAGATCGCACGGACTCCGTTACTCCATCCGCAGTATGGCTTTAACCAAGCTTTAATATTCATAATTTTTCAGCTGAATGAACAAGTAATTGTTACTTAATGCAGGAACAGTATTTCTCAAAAGGGAAAAAATCAACCGACCTTGCAACAAAAAATTCACTTTGCTGTCTCACCATTACCATTTTTCACTCAGTCAAATGTGTTTCCACGGGGGCTGCATTAACGAAAAATAGGCGCTCTTCGTGCTTCCCAAGGATAAATGACGACGTCAGGCGCTCTTCTATCGCAAATTCAATGACAAATCGCGAATAAGGCTTCAGGTTGGGATGATATCGTTCTCCCTGGAATTCGTAATCAAAACCGCCATCCGGTCCCAAATCCTCAAAATAGATGGCCTTAATCGGATAATCGATCTCCTGAACCAGCGCTTGTTTGACGAAAAAGCGAGTTTCTCCATCAGATACACCCTTCCACCAGAAAAGAGCCATCATGTTATCCACCTCGCCAGATGCATGGGCGTCGCGATAGCGCTTGGCAAATTCCCGTTCCAGTGAATCGCGCCCCTCTTTGGGAGCACTGCACCCAAGGGTAAGGATTATCCACAAACAAAGCAGGTATGCCGCGATTCTCATGACTTGAAACAAAAACCCTTCGGATGATGAATCCGAAGGGTTCTGAAAAGAAGTAAAAAGAAACAAATTTACAGCTTCGCTTCGATCAAGGCCTCAAGCTTGCGGATATCAACAGCAAAACGACGAATACCTTCAGCAAGTTTCTCGGTTGCCATTGCATCTTCATTGAGCATCCAACGGAAGGCCTTTTCATCGACTTCAATCGGCTCGATGTCCGCTTTTTTCGCGTTCTCGACACTCAAGCGGCATTCCAAAGGCTCATTGCTCGCAGCAAGCTCCTGCAGGAGTTTCGGGCTGATGGTGAGCAGGTCACAACCTGCAAGATGAATAATCTCACCCGTGTTACGGAAGCTGGCCCCCATAACTTCTGTTTCATGGCCAAACTTCTTGTAGTAATTGTAAATCTCAGTGACGGAATGAACACCTGGATCTTCCGCGCCCGTGTAGGTCTCACCTGTTTTGGCGTGGTACCAGTCCATTATTCGACCTACGAATGGTGAAATCAACTGAGCTTTCACATCGGCACAGGCAATAGCCTGTGCGAGCGAGAACATGAGCGTCATGTTACAATTAATGCCGTCAACCTTGAGCGCTTCAGCTGCTTTGGCACCTTCCCAGGTAGCGGCCAGTTTGATCAAGATGCGCTCACGGCTGATACCACGGCTCTCGTAAAGGGCGATAATCTCCTTGGCCATGGCCACACTTGCCTCGGCATCATAAGAGAGGCGGGCATCGACTTCTGTCGAAACGCGACCAGGAACGATAGCGAGGATTTCCTTACCGAAAAGCGTCAGCAGATCGATTGTGATGCTTCTAACAAGCGCTGAGCCGCTCAAGCTGGTATCACGATCTGCAACTGCTTTATCAAGCAGGACAGCGTATTCTGGCTTTTCAACAGCCGCCAGGATCAAAGAAGGGTTAGTCGTCGCATCCTGAGGAGCGTATTCTTTGATTGACTCAAAGTCGCCGGTATCGGCTACGACTTTCGTGTATTGTTTAAGCTGCTCAAGCTGATTTGTGGCAGTTACGGTGTCCATGACTTAGGTTGTATATGTTCGTAAAAAGCTGGCTTGAACCGCAAACCAGACAGTTAGAAAGTAATCTCGGCTATTCCGGTCTGCTTTTCAACCCTATAACTCCTAAAACCCCAAGCAAAAGCCAACCAAGGATCAATAAAAGGCCACCAATTGGCGTGATTGGCCCCAGCCACTTGGGCCCGCCGAGTGCCAGCCAGTAAAGCGAACCGCTAAAAAACAAGATGCCGAAGCCCCAAAGAAAGGCAATGGAAGTATAGATGGCTTTTTTCGGCCATAACATTGCCAAAACAGCAACAATCCCCAGCGCTAAAGTGTGAAACAGCTGATAATCGACCGCTGTTTCCCAAACTCGGAGCATATTTGCCTCCACCAGCCTATCGTGCAGCGCATGAGCACCAAAAGCGCCTAGAACAACCCCAAAAAATCCGCACAAACTGCTGATAATCAATATAGTAGAAGATTTTTTGTTCATGTATTTTTATGATTGATCAAAAAAGATTCGCCACTAGTTTCATCCCCGTCTCTTGAGCTTATTCCGTTCTATTTGAGAAAAAACTTGATTTTTTGAACGAAAACGCACAAAAGTCGTCGTTGAGTCTACCTAAGACTCTAACCAACTAAACAACTACAAACTAGACTAAATAATGAAAAAGTTCATCGCATCCCTTGCGATCGCAACTGCAGCAGCAGGTCTTTCCGCTCAGGAAACCGGCAGCAGCATTAGCGATCTGTCTATCACCGGAACATTCGATTTCGAAACACAGTATGTTTTCCGTGGTGTCGCACTTGCTCAGCAGAGCTTCCAGCCTTCCGTAGAATTCGGTTTCCCAGTATTGGGTGGCGATCTCTACACTGGTGTTTGGACCAATCAGCCAATCACTAATGGCACCGCTAACGAAATCGATTTCTATGGTGGTTTCGCATATCCTGTAACGGACATGTTCACCGTTGACGTAGGTTTCACATACTACTGGTACCCCGAAGGTGTCGGCGCGACTCCTGGTATCAGCCAGACTCGTGAAATCTATGTTGGTGTAAGCGCTGACGTTATTCTTAGCCCAGCACTTTACTTCTACTATGATTTCGATCTAGAGCAGACTGTGCTCGAAGGTTCGATCGGTTATTCTTTCGACCTCGGTGAATACATCGGCACAGAAGGTGTTTCCTTTGACCTTGGTGGATACCTCGGCTGGTTGAATGCTGACGCAGCTAACGGCTCACAGCGCGGTGGCGTTGCTAAGGCTGGTAACGGCTACACCTACCTCGGTGTTACAGCTGACCTCGTTTACGCTTTCAGCGAAAACGTATCATCATCACTCGGTGTCCGTTACTCATACAACAATGACGGAACCTTGGCTCAAGGTGCCATCACAACTGGTAAGGAAAACAACCTCTGGTTCGGCGCAACTCTCGGTTTCGCTTACTAAGTTCGTTTTTCGAGTTTAAACAATTTTCGAAAACCCGCGTCTTAGGACGCGGGTTTTTTTTATTTTCCATCTCTGACATTTCTAACAACAAGCTTTCCTATTAACCTGGCACATAGCGGATTGACCCGGGAAAGGATTTTCCCCAGCTTCGTCCGTTTCTTATACCTGACATGGCATCGACCGGCAACACCTACAACCCAGCGGAGATCGAACCTCGCTGGCAGCAATATTGGAGTGATCCTGAAAATGGCGGCCGCTTTTTTAAAGCAACCGAAAATAAGGAGGGTGAGCCTTACTATATCCTCGATATGTTCCCCTACCCGTCTGGCGCAGGCCTACACCTTGGACATATCGAAAACTATACTGCGACAGATACCCTCAAGCGCTTCAAGATCGCCCAGGGCCACAATGTCCTCCATCCCATGGGTTGGGATGCCTTTGGCCTCCCAACCGAGCAATACGCCATCAAAACAGGTGAGAAACCAGAGAAGGTAACCGCTGAGAATGTCGCAACTTACAAACGCCAACTCGCACGGGCTGGTTTCGTCTACGACTGGAGTCGCGAAGTCAATACCACCGATCCTGGTTACTTTCGCTGGACACAATGGATTTTCCTAAAGCTTTTCAAAGCTGGCCTGGCTTATGTGGATGCAAAACCTGTCTGGTACTGCCCGGAGCTTGGCACCGTTCTCGCCAATGAAGAAGTCCTCAACACCTCCCAAGGCCCACGCTCGGAACGTGGTAACTTCCCGGTTGAACGGCGCCCACTGCGCCAATGGGTTCTGCGCATCACTGAATACGCGGACAAACTGCTCGATGGTCTTGATGACCTCGATTGGCCGGACTCCACCAAACGCCTGCAGGCAAACTGGATAGGCAAAAGCACAGGTGCCGAAGTCACCTTTGAAGTGGATGGTCACGAGGACAGCCTGACCGTCTTCACGACCCGACCAGACACACTTTTCGGCGCAACTTACATGGTAGTCGCCCCAGAGCACCCATTAGTCGAGAAAATCACCTCGGACGAGCAGCGTGAAGCCGTCACTGCCTACATCGAGAAAGCTAAAAGCAAGAGCGATCTTGAACGCGCCGAGCTCTCCAAGGAGAAAAGCGGTGAACCAACTGGTGCTTTCGCAATCAACCCGGTAAATGGCAAACGCATCCCAATCTGGGTCGCCGACTACGTTCTGATTACTTACGGAACCGGTGCGATCATGGCAGTTCCAGCCCACGATGAGCGTGACTTCGAATTTGCGAAGAAATTCGGTCTCGAAATCACTCAAGTCATTTTTCCGGAAGACGGGACTGACGAGTTACATGAAGCCTACACCGGCGATGGTAAACTTGGTAATTCCGATATCCTTGACGGCTTGAATGTCGCAGACGCGAAAGTAAAGATCACAGCCAAACTTGAATCTGAAAATCGCGGCAAGGAAGCCGTAAACTACAAGCTGCGCGACTGGCTCTTTTCTCGCCAACGTTATTGGGGCGAACCATTCCCCATTGTTTGGATTAAAGAAGCCGATTACGCGAAGCTGAGTGACGCAGTGAAAGCCACTGGCCCAACTGAACCCGTTCGCTGCGAAATGGAAGGCGAAACCTGGGTGGCCGTTCCACTGCCGGAGGAACAATTACCTTTGGAACTCCCAGAAGTTGAAAGCTATGCACCATCTGGCGATGGACAAAGCCCATTGGCAAATGCCGGTGAGTGGCTACAGGTCGCACTCAATCCCGAAACAGGCGAGATCGTTTCCAGGGAGGAAGGCAATGATTCCGCCATCAATGGATTACGGGAAACCAACACGATGCCGCAATGGGCAGGGTCGTGCTGGTATTATTTGCGCTACCTTGATCCCAACAACACGAGTGCACCCATTTCCCATGAAATCGAGCAATACTGGGGCATGCCCAAGTGGTATGTCGGTGGCGCGGAACATGCCGTCCTCCACCTCCTATACGCACGTTTCTGGCATCGGTTTCTTTATGACCAGGGCGTTCTGACAACCAAGGAACCCTTCACGAAACTTTTCCATCAGGGAATCATTCTGGGCGAAGACGGAGAAAAGATGTCCAAAAGCCGAGGTAATGTGGCCAGCCCTGATGATGTGATCGACAACTATGGGTCTGACGCCCTGAGAATGTTTATCATGTTCCTGGGGCCACTTGAAGCGATGAAGCCATGGAATCCGCAGGGCATCGAGGGTATCGCACGCTTTCTGAAAAAGCTTTGGCGTGAGTTTGCTGGCGACGACAACGGTGCTGAAAGCAAAGTCGCA
The Rubellicoccus peritrichatus DNA segment above includes these coding regions:
- a CDS encoding glutaredoxin produces the protein MNIKAWLKPYCGWSNGVRAIFKKYDLEFTDIDIINDPNNYAEMVEKSGQTLSPCVEVDGVMLADVSGEEVENYLLSNNLIAPNGQAVDVPTNAPCTDEEHERMASKTIRFF
- the tal gene encoding transaldolase, with translation MDTVTATNQLEQLKQYTKVVADTGDFESIKEYAPQDATTNPSLILAAVEKPEYAVLLDKAVADRDTSLSGSALVRSITIDLLTLFGKEILAIVPGRVSTEVDARLSYDAEASVAMAKEIIALYESRGISRERILIKLAATWEGAKAAEALKVDGINCNMTLMFSLAQAIACADVKAQLISPFVGRIMDWYHAKTGETYTGAEDPGVHSVTEIYNYYKKFGHETEVMGASFRNTGEIIHLAGCDLLTISPKLLQELAASNEPLECRLSVENAKKADIEPIEVDEKAFRWMLNEDAMATEKLAEGIRRFAVDIRKLEALIEAKL
- a CDS encoding DUF423 domain-containing protein — its product is MNKKSSTILIISSLCGFFGVVLGAFGAHALHDRLVEANMLRVWETAVDYQLFHTLALGIVAVLAMLWPKKAIYTSIAFLWGFGILFFSGSLYWLALGGPKWLGPITPIGGLLLILGWLLLGVLGVIGLKSRPE
- a CDS encoding TorF family putative porin gives rise to the protein MKKFIASLAIATAAAGLSAQETGSSISDLSITGTFDFETQYVFRGVALAQQSFQPSVEFGFPVLGGDLYTGVWTNQPITNGTANEIDFYGGFAYPVTDMFTVDVGFTYYWYPEGVGATPGISQTREIYVGVSADVILSPALYFYYDFDLEQTVLEGSIGYSFDLGEYIGTEGVSFDLGGYLGWLNADAANGSQRGGVAKAGNGYTYLGVTADLVYAFSENVSSSLGVRYSYNNDGTLAQGAITTGKENNLWFGATLGFAY
- the leuS gene encoding leucine--tRNA ligase is translated as MASTGNTYNPAEIEPRWQQYWSDPENGGRFFKATENKEGEPYYILDMFPYPSGAGLHLGHIENYTATDTLKRFKIAQGHNVLHPMGWDAFGLPTEQYAIKTGEKPEKVTAENVATYKRQLARAGFVYDWSREVNTTDPGYFRWTQWIFLKLFKAGLAYVDAKPVWYCPELGTVLANEEVLNTSQGPRSERGNFPVERRPLRQWVLRITEYADKLLDGLDDLDWPDSTKRLQANWIGKSTGAEVTFEVDGHEDSLTVFTTRPDTLFGATYMVVAPEHPLVEKITSDEQREAVTAYIEKAKSKSDLERAELSKEKSGEPTGAFAINPVNGKRIPIWVADYVLITYGTGAIMAVPAHDERDFEFAKKFGLEITQVIFPEDGTDELHEAYTGDGKLGNSDILDGLNVADAKVKITAKLESENRGKEAVNYKLRDWLFSRQRYWGEPFPIVWIKEADYAKLSDAVKATGPTEPVRCEMEGETWVAVPLPEEQLPLELPEVESYAPSGDGQSPLANAGEWLQVALNPETGEIVSREEGNDSAINGLRETNTMPQWAGSCWYYLRYLDPNNTSAPISHEIEQYWGMPKWYVGGAEHAVLHLLYARFWHRFLYDQGVLTTKEPFTKLFHQGIILGEDGEKMSKSRGNVASPDDVIDNYGSDALRMFIMFLGPLEAMKPWNPQGIEGIARFLKKLWREFAGDDNGAESKVASDAEDSAETIKILHQTIKKVTEDYEALSFNTAISQMMICINHLGKIEKVSRQSAEAFLQLLAPLAPHIAEELWSRLGNNDSILASGWPKFDASKLVEDTVKLMVQINGKLRGELEIGKDTPKDEVLATAKALDKILPHLDGKNIVKEIYVPGRIVNLVVK